The following are from one region of the Mannheimia granulomatis genome:
- a CDS encoding YqcC family protein, which produces MKSQVKQYLSDLEIAMRLHNLWESAPPSLEAMANPQPFCVETLSPTQWLQWIFIPRMQALLDANAELPRNFAITPYLEEALKNEAYLQAICGPILKLEILLKD; this is translated from the coding sequence ATGAAATCCCAAGTTAAACAATATTTATCTGATTTAGAGATTGCCATGCGTTTGCATAATCTATGGGAAAGTGCACCGCCAAGTTTAGAAGCGATGGCAAATCCGCAACCTTTCTGTGTAGAAACCTTAAGCCCTACCCAATGGCTACAATGGATTTTTATTCCAAGAATGCAAGCACTTTTAGATGCTAATGCCGAATTACCGCGTAATTTTGCGATAACGCCTTATTTGGAAGAAGCGTTGAAAAATGAAGCATATTTGCAAGCGATTTGTGGGCCTATATTAAAATTAGAAATATTGCTGAAAGATTAA
- a CDS encoding inorganic triphosphatase → MKNQNQAEIELKIMLDQQNVPLIENWLKTVTDFPCLSHRTDLLGNTYYDTPKLFFASQKMGLRVRTQNREFEITLKTKGNIVGGLHIRPEYNLSLPNNQPDFLALVEKFDLPFENADEIAQNLQAIFSTDFTRQTWLFQVGASQIEVALDQGLIQNQSAQEPICELEFEIKQGELADLFALVEAIPKADGMWLSNLSKAQRGYLSGQAVKFEQEMAKALQGENSKKLEQLLADFIRIADEKADILERFNQCTHQNLISWKHAREWVKSKNYLISGLADLKTII, encoded by the coding sequence ATGAAAAACCAAAATCAAGCTGAAATTGAGCTAAAAATCATGCTGGATCAGCAAAATGTACCGCTAATTGAAAATTGGCTGAAAACGGTAACTGACTTTCCGTGTCTTTCTCATAGAACCGATTTACTCGGCAATACTTACTATGATACACCGAAGCTGTTTTTTGCCTCACAGAAAATGGGCTTGCGTGTGCGAACGCAAAATCGTGAATTTGAGATAACGCTAAAAACTAAAGGAAATATTGTGGGGGGCTTGCACATTCGCCCGGAATATAATTTGTCTTTGCCGAATAATCAGCCCGATTTTCTGGCATTGGTTGAAAAGTTTGATTTACCGTTTGAGAATGCAGATGAAATTGCTCAAAACTTACAAGCGATTTTTAGTACCGATTTCACTCGTCAAACTTGGTTATTCCAAGTGGGCGCATCTCAAATTGAAGTTGCTCTTGATCAAGGATTAATCCAAAATCAATCCGCACAAGAGCCTATTTGTGAACTGGAGTTTGAAATCAAACAAGGTGAACTGGCGGATCTTTTTGCTTTGGTGGAAGCAATACCGAAAGCAGATGGTATGTGGCTAAGTAATTTAAGCAAAGCCCAGCGTGGCTATTTGAGTGGACAAGCGGTTAAATTTGAGCAAGAAATGGCAAAAGCCTTACAAGGTGAAAATAGCAAGAAATTAGAACAATTATTGGCTGATTTTATCCGTATAGCGGATGAAAAAGCAGATATTCTTGAACGTTTTAATCAATGTACTCATCAAAATTTAATCTCTTGGAAGCATGCTAGAGAATGGGTGAAAAGTAAAAACTACCTGATTTCCGGTTTAGCGGATTTAAAGACTATAATTTAG
- a CDS encoding YcjX family protein: protein MFSKIQHKLNNFVQRGLDNHLRLAVTGLSRSGKTAFITSFVDQLLHIGKDGTPHLNLFAPARQGQILSVKRVEQGDLTIPRFEYDKNRQCLENQPPRWPDSTTGISEIRLAIRYQRQHSLLRHIKETGTLYLDIFDYPGEWLLDLPLLSLSFKEWSQTQQSVHKEERAELAQPWLQAVKNLDLFAKADENQLAELSQAYTSYLLECKARGMQYIQPGRFVLPTEHAKGAPVFQFFPLLNLNESEWEKLEQSDRNSTFHTLKKRYQHYQQKIVKPFYEDYFSQFDRQVILADCLTPLNYGYHEFMEMKLGLQQLFKHFHYGNRSLFHRLFSSNIDKLLFIATKADHITSDQLPNLESLMRQLVQEGGRHAEFDGIETGYLAISAIQATDAVNVTQNGKTIKAIRGIRSSDKKQVTLYPGSVPSRLPDKNYWQFNRFEFDQFEPKPLEFNQSIPHLRIDSVLQFLLADRFE from the coding sequence ATGTTTTCTAAAATTCAACATAAACTCAATAACTTTGTCCAACGCGGGCTAGATAACCATTTACGCCTTGCGGTAACAGGTTTAAGCCGCAGTGGGAAAACCGCTTTTATTACCAGCTTTGTCGATCAACTTTTACATATCGGCAAAGACGGCACCCCGCATTTAAATCTGTTTGCTCCCGCTAGACAAGGACAGATTCTGTCTGTCAAACGAGTCGAACAGGGCGATTTAACCATTCCTCGCTTTGAGTACGATAAAAATCGTCAATGTTTAGAAAACCAACCTCCACGCTGGCCCGATTCCACCACAGGTATTAGCGAAATTCGCCTTGCCATTCGCTACCAACGCCAACATTCTCTACTTCGTCACATTAAAGAAACCGGTACGCTTTATTTAGATATTTTTGACTACCCCGGAGAATGGTTACTTGATTTACCACTGCTTTCGCTCTCATTTAAAGAGTGGTCGCAAACCCAACAAAGCGTGCATAAAGAGGAACGTGCAGAACTTGCTCAACCGTGGCTACAAGCGGTCAAAAATCTCGATCTTTTTGCAAAAGCCGATGAAAATCAGCTTGCTGAACTGAGCCAAGCCTACACCAGCTATTTGCTTGAATGCAAAGCCCGTGGAATGCAATATATTCAACCGGGGCGTTTTGTGCTGCCAACCGAACATGCCAAAGGAGCACCGGTATTCCAATTTTTTCCGCTGCTGAATTTAAACGAATCGGAATGGGAAAAATTAGAACAAAGCGATCGAAACAGCACATTCCACACCTTGAAAAAACGCTATCAACATTATCAGCAAAAAATTGTGAAACCTTTTTATGAGGACTATTTTTCACAATTTGACCGACAAGTGATTCTTGCCGATTGCTTAACCCCGTTAAACTATGGCTATCATGAATTTATGGAAATGAAACTAGGCTTACAGCAGCTTTTCAAACATTTTCATTACGGCAACCGCTCTCTGTTCCACCGTCTATTTTCATCCAATATAGATAAACTGCTCTTTATTGCAACCAAAGCAGACCACATTACGAGCGACCAACTACCGAATTTGGAAAGCCTGATGCGACAATTAGTGCAAGAAGGCGGTCGACACGCTGAATTTGATGGCATTGAAACCGGCTATTTAGCGATTTCCGCCATTCAAGCAACAGATGCAGTGAACGTGACTCAAAATGGTAAAACAATTAAAGCGATCCGAGGTATTCGTTCCAGCGATAAAAAACAAGTGACTCTCTACCCCGGCTCAGTACCAAGCCGCTTACCGGATAAAAACTACTGGCAATTTAACCGTTTTGAATTCGACCAATTTGAACCTAAACCGTTGGAATTTAATCAATCTATTCCCCATTTACGCATAGATTCGGTCTTACAATTTTTATTGGCAGATCGATTTGAATAG
- the mnmC gene encoding bifunctional tRNA (5-methylaminomethyl-2-thiouridine)(34)-methyltransferase MnmD/FAD-dependent 5-carboxymethylaminomethyl-2-thiouridine(34) oxidoreductase MnmC, translating to MTKLTFASLAFNGTDTPISEQFDDIYFSTQDGLAESQYVFQQGNQLWEKWQTHPREAFVIAETGFGTGLNFLAVAEKFQQFRTEFPHSILQRLYFISFEKYPLKAVQLQHLHQNYPQFAKNSQILTACWQPRQVGCQRYHFEHIYLDIWFGDMADNLPQLGDLYNNSIDAWFLDGFSPDKNPEMWSENLYQQMFRLSCNGGSFATFTAASAVRKGLQAAGFHVYKRKGFGKKREMLWGEKPLESVSVPPKYPYFYGKNECEQNDIAIVGGGVASFFVALSLLEKGKKVTLYCQDEALAMNASGNLQGAIYPQLSDDDERNVRFYIHSFDYALQRLAQLENLIEFEHDLTGVVLYAYNEKTAKKLEKMAEQTADDTLLKLCTAEELSEKLGLTVPNGGAFIPQGGWLSPVQFVRAGFALLARRGLKIVLNHKVENLTFDEGKWHWTTHSENFCHQTLVLANGHTLNEFNQANGIPLYPVRGQVSHIPTNSRLQKLKCVICYDGYLTPMSKAGSHCIGASHLRDNSETHFSMVEHQENIAKLQQNLTACEWTQGIDLSQHSAKVGIRASLRDRVPMVGVVHHFEQQKLQYANLYNQLRRKQAVENAEIFANLYMVNGLASRGLTTAPLLGELLASLIANEPVPISEEIWHNLSPNRTWLRKLLKGSNVD from the coding sequence ATGACTAAATTAACTTTTGCTTCACTTGCTTTTAATGGGACTGATACACCGATTTCCGAGCAGTTTGATGATATTTATTTTTCTACCCAAGATGGATTGGCAGAGAGTCAATATGTATTCCAACAAGGAAATCAACTTTGGGAAAAGTGGCAAACCCATCCAAGAGAAGCCTTTGTTATTGCTGAAACCGGTTTTGGCACCGGCTTGAATTTTTTGGCGGTGGCAGAGAAATTCCAACAATTTAGAACTGAGTTTCCGCACAGTATCCTGCAACGCCTTTATTTTATTTCTTTTGAAAAATACCCTTTAAAAGCGGTGCAATTGCAACATCTTCATCAAAATTACCCACAATTTGCAAAAAATTCACAAATTTTGACCGCTTGCTGGCAGCCTCGTCAAGTTGGGTGTCAGCGTTATCATTTTGAACATATCTATCTGGATATTTGGTTTGGCGATATGGCGGATAATTTACCGCAATTAGGTGATCTTTATAACAATAGTATTGATGCTTGGTTTTTAGACGGCTTCTCACCGGATAAAAACCCTGAAATGTGGAGCGAAAATTTGTATCAGCAGATGTTTCGTTTAAGTTGTAACGGCGGCAGCTTTGCCACTTTTACTGCCGCAAGTGCGGTGCGGAAAGGCTTGCAAGCAGCTGGATTTCATGTTTATAAGCGAAAAGGATTTGGTAAAAAACGGGAAATGCTTTGGGGCGAAAAACCGCTGGAAAGTGTAAGCGTTCCGCCCAAATATCCTTATTTTTATGGAAAAAATGAGTGCGAGCAAAATGATATTGCCATTGTTGGTGGTGGGGTGGCGAGCTTTTTTGTGGCATTGTCTTTATTGGAAAAAGGCAAAAAGGTAACGCTTTATTGTCAAGATGAAGCTTTGGCAATGAATGCTTCGGGAAATTTACAAGGGGCGATTTATCCACAGTTAAGCGATGATGATGAACGCAATGTGCGTTTTTATATCCACAGTTTTGATTATGCTTTGCAACGATTAGCTCAATTAGAAAATTTGATTGAGTTTGAGCATGATCTTACTGGTGTGGTGCTGTATGCCTATAATGAGAAAACCGCGAAAAAATTAGAAAAAATGGCTGAGCAGACAGCAGATGACACACTGTTAAAATTGTGTACTGCAGAAGAACTGAGCGAAAAATTAGGTTTAACGGTACCAAACGGTGGGGCATTTATTCCTCAAGGCGGCTGGTTATCGCCGGTGCAATTTGTGCGTGCCGGTTTTGCTTTATTAGCAAGAAGAGGCTTGAAGATTGTATTAAACCACAAGGTGGAAAATTTAACCTTTGATGAAGGTAAATGGCATTGGACTACCCATAGCGAAAATTTCTGCCATCAAACGCTGGTCTTGGCAAATGGGCATACCTTAAATGAATTTAATCAAGCAAACGGTATTCCGCTCTATCCGGTACGAGGGCAGGTAAGCCATATTCCAACCAATAGCCGGTTGCAAAAATTAAAATGTGTTATTTGCTATGACGGTTATCTAACGCCTATGTCGAAAGCAGGGAGCCATTGCATTGGAGCAAGCCACTTGCGTGATAATTCAGAAACTCATTTTAGTATGGTGGAGCATCAGGAAAATATTGCAAAACTTCAGCAAAATTTGACCGCTTGTGAATGGACACAAGGCATTGATTTATCTCAACATTCAGCTAAAGTTGGTATCCGGGCATCATTGAGGGACCGTGTGCCGATGGTCGGTGTTGTACATCATTTTGAGCAGCAAAAATTACAATATGCTAATTTGTATAATCAATTAAGACGAAAACAAGCAGTCGAAAATGCGGAAATTTTTGCAAATTTATATATGGTCAATGGGTTGGCTTCTCGTGGGTTAACAACAGCACCATTATTAGGCGAATTGCTGGCAAGTCTAATTGCTAACGAGCCTGTGCCAATAAGTGAAGAGATTTGGCATAATTTAAGCCCGAATCGTACTTGGCTAAGAAAATTACTGAAAGGATCAAACGTTGATTAA
- the lpxA gene encoding acyl-ACP--UDP-N-acetylglucosamine O-acyltransferase produces MRLIDSTAKISPFAIVEDGAQIGAQVEIGPFSVIGKDVKIGAKTKIHSHVVINGVTEIGEDNHIFQFASIGEINQDLKYQGEPTKVVIGNRNRIRESVTIHRGTVQGGGVTKIGDDNLFMINTHIAHDCSIGNRCIIANNGTLAGHVTLDDFVIVGGMSAIHQFVVVGSHVMLGGGSMVSQDVPPYVMAQGNHARPFGINLEGLKRRGFDKPTLHAIRKAYKLIYSSGKTLEECLTEIEQLAATEPAVAIFLQFFKRSTRGIIR; encoded by the coding sequence ATGCGTCTAATTGATTCAACTGCTAAAATCAGCCCATTTGCTATTGTTGAAGATGGTGCCCAAATTGGTGCTCAAGTTGAGATCGGTCCATTTTCTGTGATTGGCAAAGATGTCAAAATTGGAGCAAAAACGAAAATTCACTCACATGTAGTGATCAACGGTGTAACTGAAATTGGTGAAGATAACCATATTTTCCAATTCGCCAGCATTGGTGAAATTAATCAAGATTTAAAATACCAAGGTGAGCCGACCAAAGTGGTGATCGGAAATCGTAATCGTATCCGCGAGAGCGTAACCATCCACCGTGGTACCGTTCAAGGTGGTGGAGTGACTAAAATCGGGGATGATAACTTATTTATGATCAATACCCACATTGCTCACGACTGCTCTATCGGTAATCGTTGTATTATTGCCAATAACGGTACCCTTGCCGGTCATGTAACGCTAGATGATTTCGTCATTGTCGGTGGAATGTCTGCTATCCACCAATTCGTAGTGGTAGGTTCACACGTTATGCTTGGCGGTGGCTCAATGGTTAGTCAAGATGTACCACCCTATGTAATGGCACAGGGCAACCATGCCCGCCCATTTGGTATTAACCTTGAAGGCTTAAAACGCAGAGGGTTTGATAAACCAACGCTCCATGCTATTCGTAAAGCCTACAAACTGATTTATTCTAGCGGTAAAACATTAGAAGAGTGCTTGACAGAAATCGAGCAACTTGCTGCTACCGAGCCGGCAGTTGCGATTTTCTTGCAATTTTTCAAACGCTCAACACGTGGTATTATCCGCTAA
- the fabZ gene encoding 3-hydroxyacyl-ACP dehydratase FabZ codes for MTEITTENREARIIEVTEIMDMLPHRYPFLLVDRVTDYEPGKWLKAIKNVSFNEPCFTGHFPHAPIFPGVLILEAMAQATGVLAVATYGKLSEDELYYFAAIDNARFKRPVVPGDRLELEVEFLKEVRGITKFTGKAFVDGKLVCEADLMCARRK; via the coding sequence GTGACAGAAATTACAACCGAAAATCGTGAAGCAAGAATTATTGAAGTAACTGAAATTATGGATATGTTACCTCACCGTTATCCATTCCTATTAGTAGATCGTGTAACAGACTACGAACCGGGGAAATGGCTAAAAGCAATCAAAAACGTGAGTTTTAATGAGCCTTGCTTTACGGGTCACTTCCCACATGCACCGATTTTCCCGGGTGTATTAATTCTTGAGGCAATGGCACAAGCGACAGGAGTATTAGCCGTTGCAACTTACGGAAAATTAAGTGAAGATGAGCTTTATTATTTTGCTGCTATTGATAATGCCCGCTTTAAACGTCCGGTTGTACCGGGAGACAGACTAGAACTTGAAGTTGAGTTTTTAAAAGAAGTACGTGGCATTACTAAATTTACCGGTAAAGCATTTGTTGATGGCAAATTAGTTTGCGAAGCAGACTTAATGTGTGCTCGTCGTAAATAA
- the lpxD gene encoding UDP-3-O-(3-hydroxymyristoyl)glucosamine N-acyltransferase — MANFRLIDLAEHIGGTLKGNADLAIQSIAALDKAGSSQITFISNVKYRENLTACNAAAIIVSPADVEFCREDQNLIIVDNPYVAYAKLAQYMDSTPKAANGIHPNAVISPEAKLGNNVSIAANAVIESGVELGDDVIIGAGCFVGKNSKIGARTQLWANVSIYHNVQIGSDCLIQSSAVIGSDGFGYANDKGQWIKIPQTGGVIIGNRVEIGSCTCIDRGALDPTVIEDNVIIDNLCQIAHNVHIGFGTAVAGGVIMAGSLKVGRFCQIGGASVINGHMEICDGAIITGMGMVMRPITEKGIYSSGIPLQTNKEWRKTAALVMNIDEMNKRLKSLEKRFND, encoded by the coding sequence ATGGCAAATTTCCGTTTAATTGATTTGGCGGAGCATATCGGCGGTACTCTTAAGGGTAACGCCGATTTGGCTATTCAAAGTATTGCTGCTTTAGATAAAGCTGGCAGCTCGCAAATTACCTTTATTTCAAATGTAAAATATCGGGAAAATTTGACCGCTTGTAATGCAGCAGCCATTATTGTAAGCCCGGCTGATGTTGAATTTTGCCGTGAAGATCAAAATCTGATTATTGTAGATAATCCTTATGTAGCTTATGCTAAACTAGCACAATATATGGATTCTACTCCTAAAGCTGCAAACGGAATTCATCCGAATGCTGTTATTTCTCCGGAGGCAAAATTAGGTAATAATGTCTCTATCGCTGCTAATGCTGTCATTGAAAGTGGGGTGGAATTAGGCGATGATGTTATCATTGGTGCAGGCTGCTTTGTTGGTAAAAACAGTAAAATTGGAGCAAGAACCCAACTTTGGGCAAATGTTTCTATCTACCACAACGTACAAATCGGTTCAGACTGTTTAATTCAATCTTCTGCAGTTATCGGTAGCGATGGTTTTGGTTACGCTAACGATAAAGGACAATGGATTAAAATACCACAAACAGGTGGTGTGATTATCGGTAATCGGGTGGAAATCGGCTCTTGTACCTGTATTGACCGCGGGGCATTAGATCCAACTGTAATCGAAGATAATGTAATTATTGATAATCTTTGCCAAATTGCACACAATGTTCACATCGGCTTTGGTACAGCTGTTGCCGGTGGTGTAATTATGGCAGGAAGTTTAAAAGTTGGTCGTTTCTGCCAAATTGGTGGTGCAAGTGTTATCAACGGACATATGGAGATCTGTGATGGAGCCATTATTACCGGCATGGGAATGGTGATGCGTCCAATTACAGAAAAAGGAATTTACTCATCAGGTATTCCATTACAAACCAATAAAGAATGGCGAAAAACAGCTGCTTTAGTAATGAATATTGATGAAATGAACAAACGCTTAAAATCGTTAGAAAAACGTTTTAACGATTAG
- the truC gene encoding tRNA pseudouridine(65) synthase TruC, with the protein MTLEILYHDNELIAINKPAGMLVHRSWLDKHETVFAMQTLRDQIGQHVFPVHRLDRPTSGVLLFALNSETARLMSEQFEQHKVQKSYLAIVRGYLQGEARIDYPLKVILDKIADKFSQEKEAQEAITDYKGLATVEMPYPAGKHQTARYSLVALFPQTGRKHQLRRHLKHLFHPIIGDSKYGDLHQNRALSEKANVNRLMLHAYSLHFQHPKTLQKIEIIAPLDEQWQRLFTFFDWNFTQYY; encoded by the coding sequence ATGACATTAGAGATTTTATACCACGACAATGAACTGATCGCCATCAACAAGCCTGCAGGTATGTTAGTCCACCGCTCTTGGTTAGATAAACACGAAACGGTATTTGCGATGCAAACCTTGCGAGATCAAATCGGACAACATGTTTTCCCCGTTCATCGCTTAGATCGTCCCACCTCAGGCGTTCTGCTTTTTGCCTTAAACAGCGAAACTGCACGTTTAATGAGTGAGCAATTTGAGCAGCATAAAGTACAGAAAAGCTATTTAGCTATCGTACGGGGGTATTTGCAAGGCGAGGCTCGCATTGATTATCCGCTAAAGGTGATTTTAGATAAAATCGCAGATAAATTTTCGCAAGAAAAAGAAGCCCAAGAAGCAATTACCGATTACAAAGGCTTAGCCACCGTTGAAATGCCTTATCCGGCAGGAAAACATCAAACCGCTCGTTATAGCTTGGTGGCACTTTTCCCACAAACAGGGCGAAAACATCAGCTTCGTCGCCATCTGAAACATTTGTTCCACCCGATTATAGGGGATTCAAAATATGGAGACTTGCACCAAAATCGGGCCTTATCAGAAAAAGCGAATGTCAATCGCTTGATGTTGCATGCATACAGCTTGCACTTTCAGCATCCAAAAACTTTGCAAAAAATTGAGATAATTGCACCGCTTGATGAGCAATGGCAGCGACTCTTTACATTTTTTGACTGGAACTTTACGCAATACTATTAG
- the trpCF gene encoding bifunctional indole-3-glycerol-phosphate synthase TrpC/phosphoribosylanthranilate isomerase TrpF, whose protein sequence is MQNIKDSQPTILQKIVQDKAIWVAQKQRDFPLTEFQQKITQSDRDFYAALAKGTHQVPAYILECKKASPSKGLIRSDFNLDPIAQIYSKYAAAISVLTDEQYFQGDFRYIDQVKRQTTQPILCKDFMISSYQVYLARFYNADAILLMLSVVDDETYRELADLAHSLDMGVLTETSTESEFERALALGAKVIGVNNRDLHTLTIDMNRIIRLVEKYQSQIPSDVCLISESGISDHYQVKKIKPYAHAFLIGSSLMSNTDLENAVRAVIFGENKVCGLTRVQDIQAAYAQGALYGGLIFAEGSPRQLSLRQAQELVVNAPLRYVGVFQDQAVEFVEKIAKQLGLFAVQLHGSEDESYIASLSEKLGEGIQIWKALSIDIEAETFAFNDNAKVSRYVLDSKNGSQQGGTGKTFDWSLIPQQLKQKALLAGGIKLENIETALAQGCLGLDLNSGVESAKGVKDLTKLTACFEKIIRA, encoded by the coding sequence ATGCAAAACATAAAAGATAGCCAACCGACTATTCTACAAAAAATCGTACAAGATAAAGCCATTTGGGTCGCACAAAAACAGCGAGATTTTCCGTTAACTGAATTTCAACAAAAAATTACACAAAGCGATCGAGATTTTTATGCCGCATTAGCGAAAGGAACTCACCAAGTACCGGCCTATATTTTAGAATGCAAAAAAGCCTCACCATCGAAAGGTTTAATCCGTTCGGATTTCAATTTAGATCCCATCGCACAGATTTATTCAAAATATGCCGCTGCAATTTCAGTGCTGACTGATGAGCAATATTTCCAAGGGGATTTCCGCTATATCGACCAAGTCAAACGCCAGACTACGCAGCCGATTTTGTGTAAAGATTTTATGATTTCATCCTATCAAGTCTATCTTGCTCGTTTTTATAATGCGGATGCGATTTTATTAATGCTTTCGGTGGTAGATGATGAAACTTACCGTGAACTGGCAGACCTGGCACATTCTCTCGATATGGGCGTATTGACTGAAACCAGTACCGAGTCGGAATTTGAGCGGGCGTTGGCATTGGGGGCGAAAGTGATTGGCGTGAATAACCGTGATTTGCACACGCTCACCATTGATATGAACCGCATTATTCGTTTGGTGGAAAAATATCAAAGCCAAATTCCGTCCGATGTTTGTTTGATTTCCGAATCGGGTATTAGCGATCACTATCAAGTGAAGAAAATCAAACCTTACGCCCACGCCTTTTTGATCGGCAGTAGCTTAATGAGCAATACGGATTTAGAGAATGCGGTGCGTGCAGTGATTTTCGGGGAAAATAAAGTGTGCGGTTTAACTCGTGTGCAAGATATTCAGGCTGCTTATGCACAAGGGGCGTTATATGGTGGTTTAATTTTTGCCGAAGGCTCACCACGCCAGCTTTCGTTACGTCAAGCACAGGAATTAGTGGTGAATGCACCGCTGCGTTATGTGGGCGTTTTCCAAGATCAAGCGGTCGAATTTGTTGAAAAAATTGCAAAACAGTTAGGTTTATTTGCAGTTCAATTACACGGTTCGGAAGATGAGTCTTACATTGCTTCGCTTTCTGAAAAATTAGGCGAAGGTATTCAAATCTGGAAAGCACTATCGATAGATATTGAGGCTGAAACTTTTGCTTTTAATGATAATGCTAAAGTAAGCCGTTATGTGTTAGACAGTAAAAATGGCTCGCAACAAGGCGGTACAGGCAAAACTTTTGATTGGTCGCTTATCCCTCAACAACTCAAGCAAAAAGCGTTATTAGCGGGTGGAATTAAGCTAGAGAATATTGAAACAGCACTAGCACAAGGCTGCTTAGGACTGGATTTAAATTCCGGTGTAGAAAGTGCCAAAGGTGTAAAAGATTTGACAAAATTGACCGCTTGTTTTGAGAAAATTATTCGAGCCTAG
- a CDS encoding OmpH family outer membrane protein — translation MKKLFKIATLTAALSTATGMATAADTIGFVDPAYVLQNHPVLLDASAKFDKFMKESQVKFAEEDKKLAEENKTLTAERDKINADAQKLQNEQKTVEASIKKKVAALEKEAPRLRSKEIQARQTAIQKEADAFQNKVSAIQKREADFAKKAEAFQKRADEFQKKIEQANKENGGVNPQDAQKQAVDEVNATIKEIAKSKGYTLVLQPQVALYAEDESKDITEAVLDAIVKKHPEIKIEKPAPEAQPATEKPAEAKAEESKPEEVKK, via the coding sequence ATGAAGAAACTATTTAAAATTGCAACGTTAACTGCCGCTTTAAGCACTGCAACAGGTATGGCAACTGCAGCTGATACAATCGGCTTTGTTGACCCTGCATATGTATTACAAAACCACCCGGTATTATTAGATGCCTCTGCAAAATTTGATAAATTCATGAAAGAAAGCCAAGTAAAATTTGCTGAAGAAGATAAAAAATTAGCAGAAGAAAATAAAACCTTAACCGCAGAACGAGACAAAATCAATGCGGATGCACAAAAGCTACAAAATGAACAAAAAACAGTAGAAGCCTCTATCAAGAAAAAAGTAGCGGCATTGGAAAAAGAAGCCCCACGTTTACGCTCAAAAGAGATTCAAGCTCGTCAAACTGCTATCCAAAAAGAAGCAGATGCGTTCCAAAATAAAGTCTCTGCTATCCAAAAACGTGAAGCCGATTTCGCTAAAAAAGCGGAAGCATTCCAAAAGCGTGCTGATGAATTCCAAAAGAAAATTGAGCAAGCTAACAAAGAAAATGGTGGCGTAAATCCACAAGATGCGCAAAAACAAGCAGTAGATGAAGTTAATGCAACTATCAAAGAAATTGCAAAATCTAAAGGTTACACTTTAGTGCTTCAACCACAAGTAGCGTTATACGCTGAAGATGAAAGCAAAGACATCACCGAAGCGGTGCTTGACGCGATCGTTAAAAAACACCCTGAAATTAAAATCGAGAAACCGGCACCTGAAGCACAACCTGCAACAGAAAAACCGGCTGAAGCAAAGGCGGAAGAATCTAAACCAGAAGAAGTGAAAAAATAA
- a CDS encoding YoaH family protein — protein MDNSLLSLTHEQQQAAVEEIQKLMAEGVSAGEAIQLIANKLRQQYQTPETKNE, from the coding sequence ATGGATAATTCACTTCTATCACTCACGCACGAACAGCAACAAGCTGCTGTGGAAGAAATTCAAAAACTGATGGCAGAAGGTGTAAGTGCCGGAGAGGCAATTCAGCTTATCGCCAATAAATTACGCCAACAGTATCAAACCCCGGAGACAAAAAATGAATAA